From Campylobacter pinnipediorum subsp. caledonicus:
GGTGTAACTGTCTCAGATGATGTGCTTGGTTTTGTTTTGTCTGTTGCTTTTTCTGTTGATTTGTCTTCATAAGAAAATGAAATTTTATTATCAGCTCCAACTCTTTGCGATTGCAATACTAGTTGATAAGGTTTATCTCCACCTACTTTTATTATCCTAGCCTGGACATCAAAACCAGCTGTTTTATTTATACTATCGGCTAGATCTTGTAGTGTCGCACCTTTGGCTACTTCTATCTTGTGAGAAACACCTCTTATTTCAATATTAAAGCTAGTATCCTTCTCAACACCCAGCAAACTTGCCGAGTCTTTAAATCTTGAAGATTGAAAACTATCTTTTTGTGCTACTTGTTTTACATCAAGATTAAAATTTTGGATATTAACACCTGGAATAACACTAACAGAAGCGCTAGAACCTGATGAGTTTACCTTTCTTTTAAAATATAAAGCCTCGTTGTTTAACTCTTTAAAACTGGCGTTTACATTATCCATAAGAGTCATTAAAGCAGATAATTCTTGTTTTTGAAATGAATTATTTTCTACTTTTTTCTTTATAGGATCTACCTGTGCTCTACTATCAGCTGCTTTTAATTTTCCTATTAGTTCATCATTTAAAGCAGCGCTACCTCTACTCCCAAGACCCATAATCCCTTTTGTGTTTGTTGTGCTTGAAACTGAATCAGTTGTTGGCATTTTTAACTCTCCTTGTCAAAAAGCAAACCTATGCTTTCTTTAAAATATCTTGCTATCCTTAACGCTTCTTTCGTAGGCAACTCTCTGATAACCGCTCCCGTATCAGCCTCTCTGACCTGAACAACCATAGTGCTTTCTTCTGCATTGTAGCTAAATCTAATATTTGTATTTAGTTGTTGCATTTGAAAATTTAGCTCAGTTGTTATATCTTTAAGTTTTTTATCCATTTCGCCAGAAGAAAGCTTATCAAGTTTATCTGGCTCATTGTTTTTATCTACTAAATTCTTTTGAATTTTAACACTCTCAACTTCTCTTGTTTGAGTATTGTGATTTGAATTTATTGATACTGAAGTATCTAGCTGTTGAGCTGCGGCTTTGAAAATTTCCATTTTCACTCCTTGAAAACATCATTAATTAATAACTATACTTTTAAAATCGGTAAAAAATCATTTTTCTTTAGGCTATTTAAATTTAAATTTGATAAAATGACAAAAATTATATAAGGACTTGTATGAAAATTTCATTTGAATGCGAATGCATTATACTGCAAAAAACCATGTTTTTGTTTTGTAGTGAGTATGTAAGTGAGCGATTTGAATGCGATTTTATAGTATCTGATAAAAAAATTCAAACAAAAAAACCGCTATTTTTAATAGGAACTGAAAATCAGCACATAAACTTACCATTTACAAAAAAAACACTTATAAACACTCTTGAAGAATTTTACTCCGCTATACAAGTTCAAAACATCACAAAAGATCAAGCAACAGATACTTTTGAAGAAAAACTGGATATACTTTTAAATAATTTCAAACAAGATATTGTTAAGCTTATACAAGAATCAAAACAATAATTATTAAATTAAAAACATAACAGGATATCAAAAATGTCAAAAATTTTTACAACCATATCTAGTGGAAAATTTAAAGGAAAAAAACTTGAACTACCTAGTCTAAAAACAACTAGAAGCACAAAAAGCATAGTAAAAGAGTCATTTTTTAATAGCGTAAGATATGAGTTAAGACCATTGGTTTTTATAGAAGGCTTTGGCGGAAGTGGCGTTATGGCATGTGAAGCTTTTAGCAATGGAGTAAAAAATGCATTAGCTATAGAGATAGATAACGAAGCCTTTAAGCTAACACAAAAAAACCTAAACTCCATAGATAATACAAATCTAAAAGCTATAAAAGGAGATAGTTTTAAGCTACTTCCTGACATCATAAACAAAAGCTCGGATAAAATTTTATTATATCTTGATCCGCCTTTTGATTTTAGAGATGGCTTTAAAGATATTTATAACAATCTTATCGATCTGATATCAAGTCTAAATAAACAAAATATATATATGATAGTCTTTGAGCATTCGAGTGATTTTAAATTTGAAGAAAGCTTGGCAACTTTCAAACTAATAAAAACAAAAAAATTTGGAGCTACTACACTTAGTTATTTTATATAAAACAACCCCTAAAAAGGGGTCGTTTATCTAGACATTAAAACTTATAAGAAAGTCCTACAGTTCCATTGTAGTATTTTGATTCTGATTTAGCTTTTACGCCAAAGTTTATATTTGTAGATAGATTATCAGTTAGTTTCATCTCTGCACCTGTTTTAAGTGTAAAGAATGTATGCTTATCTTTTTTAGATGCATATTTGATATTTTCTGTTGAGTTTACAAATGCTAGTTCTGTATCTTTCATACTTTTACGTAACTCTTTTTGGATACCTGGAGTTATGTATAAGAAGTTACCGTTTGCTATGTATTTTCTAAACTCTACTGCTGCTTTAGCTGATAGTGTTTTTACAGTAGTTCCTTTAAAGCTTACAGGAACTTTACCAGTTTCTTTAAAGCCTTTAGTACTTACATGGCTATACTCTAAACCAATCATTGGTTTCATAAAAGAGTTGTTGTTTGTATCAAATATATGACCATAATCAATACTTGCATCAAAGAATTTAGTATTATATTTACCATTAGCATCAAAGTCTGGATCTATAATTACTTTTCTATCTAGTTTGTTTTTACCTTTACCATAAGATACTTTAGCATCTATTTCGTTTTGATCAATATACATTCTAGTATAAGCACCAAAGTGGTAGTTATCTGATTTGGTTGTTAGTGTATTGCTTGATGACTTAGCATTAGTATATCCAGCATATCCACCAATTATCATATTATCAAATGCTTTATCATAACCTAGCATAAATCCATAGGTATTTGTATTTGCTTGAGATTTTAATTTAGCTTTACCACCCATGATATTTCCCCATAGGTTGCTGTCATAGTTAAATCTATTTGTATACTCTTTTACTACACTTGAAAGAGTATCTGCATTATCTGCAAATTTATTATCACTTAGATTTTTTATAGCATAAGCTAAAGCTAAATCATCATTTAATGGATTGCTTAGTTTAGCAAGTCTTGAGTTTATAGCTGAACCAACACTTGATAAAAGTGTATCTACTGTTTTATTGTCTTTAAACTCTTTTGAAACTTCTTCTAATGTGCTATTTATATTTTTAGCTAAAGTAGCTATGTCTTTGGCTTTAACATTAAGTAGTAAATTTTCAACCTCTTTATTATTAACAACAGATAATAAAGATGATGTTGTTTGAGCTTCATCTTTGTTTAGTTCTAAATTTTTATCACTTGATATAGCCTCTGCTCTATCTTTTTTGGCTTGATCTAGTTTTTTATCTAGTTCTGCTAAGGCTTTAGCTTTTGCTTCTGGGTCTTTTGCTAATTTAGCTAGTTCTTGGGCTTGTTTTAGTTCTTTTTCGGCTTTTTTTAGTTCTTTAAGTTTTTCTTGGGCTTGTTTAAGTTCTTTTTCGGCTTGTTGTGCTTCTTTTGTTTTTTGTTGTGCTTGTTGTTCTTGTTGTGTTATTTTTTCGGTTTTTTCTGCGATTTCTTTGTCATTAGCTTCTATTGTTTTAGTTTGTTCTACTATTTTTTGCTTTTGTGTTTCAACTTCTTTTTTTTGTTTTTCAAATTCTGCTTCTTTTTCTGTGATTATTTTTTCTTTTTCTTTGACTTCTACTTCTTCTTCTGTAATTATTTGTTGTTTTTCATTTGCTATTTTTTGTTGTTTTGTGATTTTATTAGTTTCTTCTTGTATTTTATCTCTAGCCATAATTATTGCTTCTAATTCTTTTTTAATTTTATCTGCATCTTGTCTTATATCTCCTATTAATACTCTTAAACCTTCACTATTATTTTTACCAATAATTTCATTTAGCCATGGTGTTAAAGCTTGTTTATTATTAGCGTCTTGTTGTTCTTTAAGTTCTTTAAACTTATTTTCTTGAACCAGACCTATTTTATATAGTTTTTCTATTATTTCTAATTTGTGAGGGGGTAAAAGAAATGAGAGTGATAAATTTTAGCGATTGTTTTGTTAAAATGCCTATATTGTGGGCTTTGGTGTGTTTTGCACTTGCATTTTAAATATTAAAAAATTACTACTGAAAATTCCCTATATTCCCAAAATACACTTTTTATCCCTAAAACAATAGAAAATAATAGCAATTTTAAAAGCATTAAAGCCCTTTTAATCGGAGTTTAAAAGCTTTTTAAAGGGTTACCTTATAATTGGAAAAACAAGCTAGAAAATGGCAATAATTGTATAAAATTTAGATAGTATTATGGTTAAGTTTTTACTGATTAAGGGACACAAATTAAATAAAAATGTCCCTTAATAAAACTTAATGTCCGTTAATACCTTTGTTAGCTCGTAGAATTGGGTTTTTAAATTAAGGGACATGTATTTTTAGTATTTAAAAAATAAATAAATCTTAAAAAAATATCATTTGATTATTAAGGGACATTTTAAGATTTGGTTTATATTTTTTTATCTTTTTTCTCTTTTTTATTTTTTTGATACATAACTTTATTATACAAATTGTCTATATCGTTTACCGATAATTTATCAATAGAAGTAATCTTTTTATTTAATTTTATATTAGCAAAATCACATAATTTTATGTCCATGTTTAGCATATCCCAATTTTTTATTATTGCATCGATTGTATACTGCTTAAAACGTTTCGCATTAATTAGCTTAAGCTTCTTTCTGTTAATTGATCTTTGTATATATAAGAATTTTTTTACTTCATTGTATTTATCTTTAGGTATTAGTGAATATTTTGGAACCTTAAATTTATTTTTTAAAGTTGTAAAAATTTCTTTATAATAATTTATTTTTTCATAATCTCCCATCATTGTGGCTATATCTTCTACAAAATTTCTTATGTTTTGTTGTTGCTCTTTTGAAATATGTATCTCGCCGTTATATTGATGATCTTCAATTACTTTTATTACTTTTGGTTTTTCTGATAATGTATAGTGATTTATATTTATATTCTCACCTATAATTTGATTATTATTATTTTCACTAATAGAGAAATTATTTGATGGGTTTTTTAAAAATTTTTCCAAAGAAAATTTTACTTTGTCGTTTTTCATGATAGCTCTTTTATTTTTAATAATTTTTCTTTTAAATCGGACAACATTTTTGGGTTTGCGTATTCTTTTAAAAGTTCAACAATTTCTAAAAAATCTTTATCATAACCATTGTTATCTCTTACAGAGATATTGTTTCCTGATATTTGTGTATTATTATTTCCAGTAATATTTTGGTATCCAAATAGATAATCTAAAGTTTCTCCACTAATTTCTGATATTCGCTTTAAAATTTTACTTGGTATATTTCTTTTACCATTTTCATATCGAATATATGTTTGTTTGTGGATACCTAGTTTTTCAGCCATTTTTTCTTGCGTATAACCAAAATCCGTTCTAACTTTTTTTAAAATATTATCCATTTGGTTTCCTTACTATTGACTTTTATTATCCGTTTGGATAAAATTACTTAAAAATTTGTTTAAATTGTATCTAAAAAAAGTTATTTAAACAAATTTTTAAATTAAATAAAGGTATCAATATGTCAATAAAAGATTATTTTCAAAATAACAACATTAATATATCAGCATTTGCACGTAAATACAATGTTGATAAAAATACTCTTTGGAAAATCATAAATGGAAAATTAACTGGAAAAAGAAATACCAATGGAAATACAAGAAAAATTTTTGAATTATTTTTTCAACTAGAAATTATAAAAGAACTCCCAGAAGCTTTAAAAGACATTAAGGCTAGCTGATGTTATATATTGAAACAAGAGTTGCTGCTATAGCTTTTAATATAGGTGTTGAAACATTAAAAAAATCTACTCAACGAAATTCAGATAAATATCCATTTATCAGAATAAAAGATGTTGGAAATAGATCTCGTGGTGGTGTTAAGTTATTGTTTGAAGCTAGTGTTGCAGATATTAGCTTACTTGTTAAAAATAACAAAGTAGATGAAGATGTTGGTGTTTATGTTTTTGAAAATAATGAGTGTAAGAGAGTTAAATTTAGTGAGATAAAACCACAAGAAAAATTAAGCAATAACGACAATGAAATAAATGATGTGTATCTTGATGCAAGTGATGAAGAAATACAAGATGCAAGAGAAAAAAGAGAAATAATAAAAGAATATGAAAAAGCAAAGATGAATTCTTTGTCATCTAAAAAGTTTTGTGAAATGCTAGGTATTAGCGAAGCAAGCCTTTTTAGATGGCAAAAAGCTTATAAAAACAAAGGACTTCGTGGTCTTATTGATCGCCGTGGAAAGAAAAAAGGTAGCTATAAGCTAGATGAGTGGATGAAGGAGTTTATATTAACTCAGTTTAGGGCTTATGGTGCTGGGGATTTTAATGTTACACAGGTATGGAAGGATTTACACGAAACTTATGGCAAAAAAACTGGAAAGTTTAACAGATATGAGTTTTTAAGTGGAAGTGTAAAGCCGTTGTTTGATACCGGTGTGATATCTAGATTTATAAAAGAGTATTATGCAAATAAACGATTAGAATACACATTAATTACAAAAGGTACTGATAAGGCAACAAGCTACCACGACCCAGCACACGGAAATCAAGGAATTTTCGTAACTAGAAGAAATCAAGTGTGGCAAATAGATAGTTCAAAACTTGATGTTATCGTAAGAGATGGCAAAGGTGGAGAGCAGATAAGACCTAGTATATTAAGCATTATAGATGTGTATAGCGGAAGATGTGTTGCGACTCTTGCTGAAACATCAAATGCTCTTAGTCTTGTTAGATTGCTTTGGAAAGCAATAAAAATACTTGGCAAGCCCGAATGTATAAAAGGCGACAACGGAAAAGATTATGTAAGTGAGCAATTTTTAAGTTTGCTTGAGGGTATTGGCATTGATTATGATGCAGCTCGTGCTTATCATGGTAGAGATAAAGGATATGTTGAAAGGCATTTTAAGACACTACAAAGAAGTAAATTAGCTCACACACCAGGCTATATAGGTGGAAGTTTAGCAAAACGTGAAAACATAGAGCAACAAACTGCGAAAAAAGAAAGATCGGCGAAAGATGAGTATGGTCATATAGTAAAAACTCATCAAAAAAATTTACTTACATATGATGATATGAAAATGCGTTTTGAAACGGTAGTGCTTGAATGGGATATAACTGCCATTAAACGTAAGAAAACAGCACCTATAGTAATGTGGAACAGTGATAATACACCATTAAAAGGTTTGGACTATGAAAGCTTTATCTTATATGCTGGTAGCAAAGGTATTTTAAAAGTTAGTAAAAAAGGCATAAATATAAACGGTGTTCATTATGTTTCAAGGCATTTGCCAAGTGTGGGAACTAGTGTAAGGGTTAGTATAAATATAGACAATATATCTGAGGCTTTTATATTTGATTTACAGGGTAAGTTTATTTGCAAGGCAAAAGATAGTGAAGTAATGAGCTTTAGTGCTGAAGAATTTAATGCTGCTACTAAGATATTTAAAGATGATTTAAAAGCAATAAGAAAGACTATCAAACAAAACAAGATAAGTGAGTTTAGTAGGCTAAATATAGAGTATGACTTAAAACTAGCAAAAGAGGCACACGAACTAGCACTTAAAAAAGAAGATAGGATTTATGATAGTTCAAAAATACAAGAGATAAAACAAAAGATGCAAGAACAAGATGAGATAAACAAGATAAAAGATGGGGCTTTTGATTATGAGAGTTATAAGCTAAAAGAGAACAAAACAAAGCATATGAGCCTTATAGATGTAGCTATAGAAAAAGCTAGTGGTGAGTAGAAGTTTTTAAAAGCTTTAAAAACGATTTTTAGGGCTTTTAAAAGGTTTTAAATTTAGAAAAAAAGGAGAGAAAATGCAGTTAGCTAATGAGATTAGCAGTTTTTTAGCAAAGACTGGAATGAGTCAAAACAAATTTGCAAATATATTAGGGGTAAATGGTGCATATGTTAGTGGTTATCTTAAAGAGGGTTCAAACTACAAGTATGCAGACAAAGTAGAGAACCCAGCAAAAAATTACATCGATAATTATATCGTAAAAAATGAAATTTCAGATGATGAATTGCCATTTTTAGTAACAAAAGATGTAAAAAGCATAAATGCTGTTATTAATTGGGCTGTAAAAGATAGAGATATGGCTGTGATAAGTGGTGTGGCTGGGTCTGGTAAAAGTAGAGCGATAGCTGAGTTTTGCAAAAAGCACCCTGAAGCTATACTAATAGAGGCTACTATAAACACAAGTGCAAAGACACTTTTAAAGATGTTGGC
This genomic window contains:
- a CDS encoding FlaG family protein, with the protein product MEIFKAAAQQLDTSVSINSNHNTQTREVESVKIQKNLVDKNNEPDKLDKLSSGEMDKKLKDITTELNFQMQQLNTNIRFSYNAEESTMVVQVREADTGAVIRELPTKEALRIARYFKESIGLLFDKES
- a CDS encoding ornithine carbamoyltransferase, whose translation is MKISFECECIILQKTMFLFCSEYVSERFECDFIVSDKKIQTKKPLFLIGTENQHINLPFTKKTLINTLEEFYSAIQVQNITKDQATDTFEEKLDILLNNFKQDIVKLIQESKQ
- the rsmD gene encoding 16S rRNA (guanine(966)-N(2))-methyltransferase RsmD, which encodes MSKIFTTISSGKFKGKKLELPSLKTTRSTKSIVKESFFNSVRYELRPLVFIEGFGGSGVMACEAFSNGVKNALAIEIDNEAFKLTQKNLNSIDNTNLKAIKGDSFKLLPDIINKSSDKILLYLDPPFDFRDGFKDIYNNLIDLISSLNKQNIYMIVFEHSSDFKFEESLATFKLIKTKKFGATTLSYFI
- a CDS encoding autotransporter domain-containing protein; translation: MARDKIQEETNKITKQQKIANEKQQIITEEEVEVKEKEKIITEKEAEFEKQKKEVETQKQKIVEQTKTIEANDKEIAEKTEKITQQEQQAQQKTKEAQQAEKELKQAQEKLKELKKAEKELKQAQELAKLAKDPEAKAKALAELDKKLDQAKKDRAEAISSDKNLELNKDEAQTTSSLLSVVNNKEVENLLLNVKAKDIATLAKNINSTLEEVSKEFKDNKTVDTLLSSVGSAINSRLAKLSNPLNDDLALAYAIKNLSDNKFADNADTLSSVVKEYTNRFNYDSNLWGNIMGGKAKLKSQANTNTYGFMLGYDKAFDNMIIGGYAGYTNAKSSSNTLTTKSDNYHFGAYTRMYIDQNEIDAKVSYGKGKNKLDRKVIIDPDFDANGKYNTKFFDASIDYGHIFDTNNNSFMKPMIGLEYSHVSTKGFKETGKVPVSFKGTTVKTLSAKAAVEFRKYIANGNFLYITPGIQKELRKSMKDTELAFVNSTENIKYASKKDKHTFFTLKTGAEMKLTDNLSTNINFGVKAKSESKYYNGTVGLSYKF
- a CDS encoding helix-turn-helix transcriptional regulator: MDNILKKVRTDFGYTQEKMAEKLGIHKQTYIRYENGKRNIPSKILKRISEISGETLDYLFGYQNITGNNNTQISGNNISVRDNNGYDKDFLEIVELLKEYANPKMLSDLKEKLLKIKELS
- a CDS encoding DDE-type integrase/transposase/recombinase gives rise to the protein MLYIETRVAAIAFNIGVETLKKSTQRNSDKYPFIRIKDVGNRSRGGVKLLFEASVADISLLVKNNKVDEDVGVYVFENNECKRVKFSEIKPQEKLSNNDNEINDVYLDASDEEIQDAREKREIIKEYEKAKMNSLSSKKFCEMLGISEASLFRWQKAYKNKGLRGLIDRRGKKKGSYKLDEWMKEFILTQFRAYGAGDFNVTQVWKDLHETYGKKTGKFNRYEFLSGSVKPLFDTGVISRFIKEYYANKRLEYTLITKGTDKATSYHDPAHGNQGIFVTRRNQVWQIDSSKLDVIVRDGKGGEQIRPSILSIIDVYSGRCVATLAETSNALSLVRLLWKAIKILGKPECIKGDNGKDYVSEQFLSLLEGIGIDYDAARAYHGRDKGYVERHFKTLQRSKLAHTPGYIGGSLAKRENIEQQTAKKERSAKDEYGHIVKTHQKNLLTYDDMKMRFETVVLEWDITAIKRKKTAPIVMWNSDNTPLKGLDYESFILYAGSKGILKVSKKGININGVHYVSRHLPSVGTSVRVSINIDNISEAFIFDLQGKFICKAKDSEVMSFSAEEFNAATKIFKDDLKAIRKTIKQNKISEFSRLNIEYDLKLAKEAHELALKKEDRIYDSSKIQEIKQKMQEQDEINKIKDGAFDYESYKLKENKTKHMSLIDVAIEKASGE